In Molothrus ater isolate BHLD 08-10-18 breed brown headed cowbird chromosome 19, BPBGC_Mater_1.1, whole genome shotgun sequence, a single genomic region encodes these proteins:
- the GALR2 gene encoding galanin receptor type 2, translating to MNGSLAGSGGGWQPESVIIPLVYFIIFLVGTVGNSLVLAVLLRNGQVKNTTNLFILNLGVADLCFILFCVPFQATIYTLEGWVFGPFMCKAVHFFIYLTMYASSFTLATVSLDRYLAIRYPLHSRELRTPRNALLAICLIWGLSFIFSGPYLSYYQEFQLANLTVCHPIWEISQRKIMDTCTFIFSYIIPVLILSLTYVRTIHYLWRSVDPLQDMSESKKAKRKVTRMIIIVAVLFCLCWLPHHLVILCVWFGYFPLNHSTYVLRILSHVISYANSCVNPIVYALVSKHFRKGFKKIFSCLLHKKAAHRVHVAQAAHTVSTLEAELSEVTQLSEALPGHPAARCRVPVQPWGEAGLEGQQHRADGSSVTFNVS from the exons ATGAACGGCTCTCTGGCGGGCTCCGGGGGTGGCTGGCAGCCCGAGTCTGTGATCATCCCACTCGTGTACTTCATCATCTTCCTCGTGGGCACCGTGGGCAACAGCCTGGTCCTGGCCGTGCTGCTGCGCAACGGGCAGGTGAAGAACACCACCAACCTCTTCATCCTCAACCTGGGGGTGGCCGACCTCTGCTTCATCCTCTTCTGCGTCCCCTTCCAAGCCACCATCTACACCCTGGAGGGATGGGTGTTCGGGCCCTTCATGTGCAAGGCCGTGCACTTCTTCATCTACCTCACCATGTACGCCAGCAGCTTCACCCTGGCCACCGTGTCCCTGGACAG GTACTTGGCCATACGATACCCCCTGCACTCCAGGGAGCTGAGGACGCCCAGGAACGCCCTCCTGGCCATCTGTCTCATCTGGGGGCTCTCCTTTATCTTCTCGGGCCCTTACCTCAGCTACTACCAGGAGTTCCAGCTGGCCAACCTGACTGTCTGCCACCCCATCTGGGAGATCTCCCAGCGCAAGATCATGGACACCTGCACCTTCATCTTCAGCTACATCATCCCCGTGCTCATCCTCAGCCTCACTTACGTGCGGACTATTCACTACCTGTGGCGGTCCGTGGACCCTCTCCAAGACATGTCAGAGTCCAAGAAGGCCAAGAGGAAGGTCACCAGGATGATCATCATTGTGGCCGTGCTGTTCTGcctctgctggctgccccaCCACCTGGTCATCCTGTGCGTGTGGTTCGGGTACTTCCCCCTGAACCACTCCACGTACGTGCTGCGCATCCTCTCGCACGTCATCTCCTACGCCAACTCCTGCGTCAACCCCATCGTCTACGCCCTGGTCTCCAAGCACTTCCGCAAGGGCTTCAAGAAGATcttcagctgcctcctgcacaaGAAGGCAGCGCACAGGGTGCACGTGGCCCAGGCTGCCCACACGGTCAGCACgctggaggcagagctcagcGAGGTGACCCAGCTGAGCGAAGCCCTGCCCGGGCACCCGGCCGCGCGCTGCAGGGTCCCCgtgcagccctggggggaggcagggctggaggggcagcagcacagagcagatggCTCCTCTGTCACCTTCAACGTCAGCTAG